The Sandaracinus amylolyticus genomic interval GCGCGCGCGTCCGCGATCATCCGGCGGGCTTCGCGCTCGACGCCCTCGCGGCTCGACAGCGCGCCGGACGCGGCGGCCTCGAAGAGCGCGTCGTCGGGCATCGACTGCCAGAGCGCGTACGAGAGCCGAGAAGCCATCTCGTAGCCGTCGACCGCGATGATCTCGTCGTCGTCGTCGACGCTCGGCTCGGTGCGATAGAGGAAGCTCGGCGTCTGCAGGAGCATCTGCACCGCGAGCTCGATCGCGCCGAGGAAGTCGGTCTGCGTCGTCCACGCGCGGATGCGCGAGCGGAGGCGCTCCGCCTCGTCCTCGCTCGGCGGCCTGCGCAGCGCGCGCATCGCGAAGCCGGCGACGAACGCATCGACGCACGCTTCCTGCTCGCTCGGCGTCGACCACGCGTCGCACGAGAGGACCCGCGCGCGCGCACGCTCGTCGGCCATCACGGCGCTCGCCACGGCCCGCGCGGACTCCTCGTACCGCGCGATCCCGAGCTGCGAGGGCCCGAGCGAGCGCGCGTCGTTCTCCAGGCGATCGAGCTCGGTGTCGGGCGGGAGCTCGAGGAGCGGCAGCGCGGTGCCGGGGAACAAGTCGCGCAGCGTTCGTTCGTGCTCGACGCGCGAGAGCCGTCGCAGCGGCTCTGGCAGCGAGGGAGTCGCGCGCCCGGTCGGAAGCGGTCGCGCGATGGGCAGATCGTCGCCGCATCCCGAGAGCGCAGCGAGGAGGAGGATGACGGCGAGGGGCACAGCGTGGCGCACGCAAGTCCCTGTTTGCATGTCCTGCACCGAGGACTTGTCGCTCGTGGCCGTCGCGTTTTTCAGGCGCTCTGCGTCGACGCGCGCGGTTGGAACCGAGCGCGCGAGCGGACGACTCGTGTCGTCGCGGTCCGTGCTCCGAGACCGCGTGCGGCCCGCGTGCGCGCCCGCGGGCGGCCCGCGTGCGGTGCGTGCGCTCCGTGCGATTTCGAGCGTGGTACGCGCGCTGCTCGGGCGCGGCGTCCATGCTCGATCGTCGTCGCGTCGTGGTGCTCGCTGTCGTGGTGATCGTCGCGTGCGAAGCGCCTCCACCGGCGACGCCCGACGGAGGCATCGAGGCCGATGCGGGGCCCGAGCTCTGCGTGCTCGATCGCGAGTGCCAGAACGGCGTGTTCTGCGACGGCGAGGAGCGCTGCATGCCCGGCGCGACCGACGCCGATCAGCGCGGCTGCGTGCCCGCGTACGTCGCGGCCTGCGAGCCCGGCTACGTGTGCGAGGAAGACGCGCGGCGCTGCGTGACCGACTGCCCGGTCGCGCTCGACGCCGACGGCGACGGCCGCATCGCGACCGAGTGCGGGGGCGACGACTGCGACGACGGCGATCGCAACCGCTTCCCCGGCAACACCGAGGTCTGCGACGCGGCGGGGCACGACGAGGACTGCAACGTCGCGACGTTCGGCTTCGTCGACGACGACGGCGACGGCTCGGCGTCCGAGACGTGCTGCAACGCGGACGACGAAGGCGCGCAGTGCGGCGACGACTGCGACGACGGCGACAGCCTGATCAACCCGCGCGCCGGCGAGGCGTGTGATCGCGTCGACAACAACTGCGACGGCGTCGCCGACGAGGTCTGTCCGTGCGCGCCCGGCGCCGCCGAGGTGTGCGGCACCGGCGAGGGCGCGTGCCAGGAGGGCCGCCGCGTGTGCGTCGAGGGGATCTTCGGCGAGTGCATCGGCGCGGTCGGTCCTGCCGAAGAGCTCTGCGACGGCGTCGACGACGACTGCGACGCGATCGTCGACGAGCACGTGCTGCGCACGTACCACGAGGACACCGACGGCGACGGCTACGGCTCCGCGACCTCGGGCGTGACGACGAGCGCGTGCAGCGTCCCCGAGGGCTGGGCGTCGAACACGCTCGACTGCGACGACGCGCGCGCCGGCGTGAGCCCCGCCGCGCCCGAGGTCTGCAACGACCTCGACGACGACTGCGACGGCACGACCGACGAGGGCCTGCGCCGCGTCTACCACCTCGACGGCGACGGAGACGGATTCGGCGGCGCGGCGAACGCCGCGGGCGCGACGTGCGGCCCGCCGAGCGCGTCGTACGTCGAGCGGCGCGGCGACTGCGACGACGCGCGCGCGGCGGCGAGCCCGGTGGGCATCGAGTCGTGCAACGGCGCCGACGACGACTGCGACGGGCGCACCGACGAGGGCGTGCTGCGCACGTTCCACCGCGATCAGGACGGCGACGGCGCCGGCGGTGCCACGACGAGCACCGGCTGCACCGCGCCGAGCGGGTACGTGACGCTCGGGGGCGACTGCGCGGACACCGACGCCGCGCGCCATCCCGGGCGCCACGACGCGTGCAACGCGATCGACGACGACTGCGACGGCACGACCGATCCCGGCTGCACGTGCACCGACGGCGCGCGCCGCGACTGCGGCACCGGCCCCGGCGGCGGCGCGCCGACGAACGTCGGCGAGTGCGCGATCGGATCGCAGATCTGCGTCGGCGGATCGTGGGGGAGCTGCGTCGGCGACGTCGCGTCGAGCGCCGAGGTGTGCGACGGGCTCGATCAGGACTGCGACGGTCGCACCGACGAGGGCACGGTCGTCGCGACGTGCCTCGGTGACGGCGACGGCGATGGCTACGGCGCGGGCGCGGCGACGCGACAGTGCCGCGATGCGACCCGCGCGAGCGCGGGCTTCTGCCCGCCCGGCTGGACCACGACGGGCGGCGACTGCAACGACGCGAACGCGTCGGCGCGCCCGATGGCGACCGAGTCGTGCAACGCGATCGACGACGACTGCGACACGACGATCGACGAAGGCACGACCGCGACCGGCTGCTTCCCCGATGCCGACGCCGACACTTACGGCATCGGCAGCGCGACGACGCAGTGCCGCGACGCGACGCGCGGCGCGCACGGGTTCTGTCCGCTCGGCTACACGAGCCGCGGCGGCGACTGCAACGACAGCTCGAGCGCGATCCGCCCCGGCGCGACCGAGGCGTGCAACGGCCGGGACGACGACTGCGACGCCGCGGCCGACGACGGCGCGGGGATGATCTGCGCGCTCGGCACGGTGCGCGCGGGCACGGGCGCGTACGGCTCGTGCGCGAGCGTCGCGGGCACCTACGCGTGCAACGCGGGCTGCACGACCGAGACGTTCACGCCCGCGCCTCCGTCCGAGACGTGCAACGGCGGCGACG includes:
- a CDS encoding putative metal-binding motif-containing protein, whose product is MRFRAWYARCSGAASMLDRRRVVVLAVVVIVACEAPPPATPDGGIEADAGPELCVLDRECQNGVFCDGEERCMPGATDADQRGCVPAYVAACEPGYVCEEDARRCVTDCPVALDADGDGRIATECGGDDCDDGDRNRFPGNTEVCDAAGHDEDCNVATFGFVDDDGDGSASETCCNADDEGAQCGDDCDDGDSLINPRAGEACDRVDNNCDGVADEVCPCAPGAAEVCGTGEGACQEGRRVCVEGIFGECIGAVGPAEELCDGVDDDCDAIVDEHVLRTYHEDTDGDGYGSATSGVTTSACSVPEGWASNTLDCDDARAGVSPAAPEVCNDLDDDCDGTTDEGLRRVYHLDGDGDGFGGAANAAGATCGPPSASYVERRGDCDDARAAASPVGIESCNGADDDCDGRTDEGVLRTFHRDQDGDGAGGATTSTGCTAPSGYVTLGGDCADTDAARHPGRHDACNAIDDDCDGTTDPGCTCTDGARRDCGTGPGGGAPTNVGECAIGSQICVGGSWGSCVGDVASSAEVCDGLDQDCDGRTDEGTVVATCLGDGDGDGYGAGAATRQCRDATRASAGFCPPGWTTTGGDCNDANASARPMATESCNAIDDDCDTTIDEGTTATGCFPDADADTYGIGSATTQCRDATRGAHGFCPLGYTSRGGDCNDSSSAIRPGATEACNGRDDDCDAAADDGAGMICALGTVRAGTGAYGSCASVAGTYACNAGCTTETFTPAPPSETCNGGDDDCDGAIDDVFECRQSSSGHACVTGCGTVGTRSCSASCSFGGQTCRGTEICNGCDDDVDGSADDGFACRLGETRSCTRACGGGSVAGTQRCLADCSGWSDCTATETCNGCDDDGDGSVDNGFFCPRNAITYCTTACGTAGQQICNASCSAHTETACYASAESCNYCDDDGDPSTSDASLANGIVTDLYTCSAFRAASTTTTCSTLTSRTYTLVNGAANDAGAIWLDSPAAMRRLGWGPMSFVAEVTAGRSASPTTYPADGWAVILGRSGSGDLGAVGGGLGVPSTRDGLVLEWRYYTGVPSSQSDQVQVVRQSGGTRTVLGTVTPPSAHLDSTSSSDVTQRLFIEYTPDDPRTVTSEERLRLRFAVNGPIALDIAPSPSSCGGSICACDPPCASPSLSRELVPGEPFQVGFSAATGGAVSMARVELNGALVGGGPYTRAQRSNVCF